From Coffea arabica cultivar ET-39 chromosome 2e, Coffea Arabica ET-39 HiFi, whole genome shotgun sequence, the proteins below share one genomic window:
- the LOC113728680 gene encoding uncharacterized protein, whose amino-acid sequence MEKKQGFFSAIKEEVVRGLSPSRSRSKSPARSASPISALLRRKKTSGSTSSSGNSYVANPEALIARSGSMRPLGETLTPLMEGPDPDGGEIGESKRVGLGQWMKGQLCRAPSVTSSGYGSSNNNTSGGSCNRRSDLRLLLGVMGAPLAPVHVSSMDPLPHLSIKDTPIMSTSTNTDSTTVIQLVGLFIVNINLKCFGGGAAGNGGWSLIFGTTEYCNGCNFFMSSVGNPVLSEVHAPILIQDCQILTCAHGENRNAARAAESGGFVLWQMNPDMWYVELAVGGSKVHAGCNGKLVWRHTPWLGAHTAKGPVRPLRRALQGLDPRTTAGMFADARCIGEKKINGEDCFILKLCADPQTLKARSEGPAEIIRHVLFGYFSQKTGLLVHMEDSHLTRIQSNGGDAVYWETTINSFLEDYRPVEGIMIAHSGRSVVTLFRFGEMAMSHTKTRMEEAWTIEEVAFNVPGLSLDCFIPPADLRSGCMSEACELPQDERAKSALALAAHRAKVAALEKTHGSNMDNVFWKVEV is encoded by the exons atggagaaaaagcaAGGCTTTTTTTCGGCGATAAAGGAGGAGGTAGTAAGGGGTTTATCGCCGTCGAGGTCACGATCAAAGAGCCCAGCAAGGAGCGCCTCACCCATCTCGGCTTTGCTCCGGAGGAAGAAGACCAGCGGTAGTACCAGCAGCAGTGGTAACAGCTACGTAGCGAATCCCGAAGCGTTGATTGCGAGATCAGGGAGTATGAGGCCGTTGGGGGAGACTCTGACACCGTTAATGGAAGGCCCCGATCCGGATGGAGGTGAAATCGGGGAGTCGAAGCGGGTCGGGTTGGGTCAGTGGATGAAGGGTCAGCTCTGTCGGGCCCCGTCCGTGACTTCAAGTGGGTACGGAAGTAGTAACAACAACACTTCCGGGGGAAGCTGTAATAGGAGGTCTGATCTGAGGTTGTTGCTAGGTGTCATGGGTGCGCCGCTCGCCCCGGTTCACGTTAGTTCTATGGACCCTCTGCCCCATCTCAGCATCAAAGACACCCCCATT ATGTCGACTAGCACGAATACAGATTCTACTactgttatccaacttgttggTCTATTTATTGTTAATATTaatttgaagtgttttggtggTGGGGCTGCAGGGAATGGTGGTTGGAGTCTAATTTTTGGGACTACTGAGTACTG CAATGGTTGTAACTTTTTCATGTCGTCGGTGGGAAATCCTGTCCTAAGTGAAGTGCATGCACCAATTTTGATACAAGATTGTCAAATTCTGACTTGTGCACATGGAGAGAATAGAAATGCTGCTAGAGCTGCTGAGTCTGGAGGTTTCGTCCTGTGGCAAATGAATCCTGACATGTGGTATGTCGAGCTTGCGGTTGGCGGTAGCAAGGTACATGCTGGTTGCAATGGCAAGCTTGTTTGGAGGCACACACCTTGGCTTGGGGCTCATACAGCGAAAGGGCCGGTCAGGCCTTTACGCCGTGCTTTACAG GGTCTTGACCCAAGAACAACAGCCGGTATGTTTGCAGATGCCAGATGCATTGGAGAGAAGAAAATTAATGGGGAGGACTGCTTCATTCTCAAGCTTTGTGCTGATCCTCAGACACTGAAGGCAAGGAGTGAAGGGCCTGCAGAGATCATTAGGCATGTCCTTTTTGGCTATTTCAGCCAGAAGACTGGTCTTCTTGTGCACATGGAGGATTCACATCTTACGCGCATTCAATCTAATGGGGGTGATGCAGTTTACTGGGAAACCACTATTAACTCTTTCTTAGAGGATTATCGTCCTGTTGAAGGTATAATGATTGCTCATTCTGGTCGTTCAGTGGTTACACTTTTCCGGTTTGGGGAGATGGCAATGAGCCATACGAAAACAAGGATGGAAGAAGCTTGGACAATTGAAGAGGTGGCGTTCAATGTTCCTGGCTTGTCTTTGGACTGCTTTATTCCACCAGCTGACTTACGGTCAGGGTGCATGAGTGAAGCCTGTGAACTCCCTCAAGATGAAAGGGCAAAGAGTGCACTTGCGCTTGCTGCTCACCGGGCAAAGGTTGCTGCACTGGAGAAAACTCACGGCAGCAACATGGATAATGTGTTCTGGAAAGTTGAGGTCTAA
- the LOC113731496 gene encoding uncharacterized protein, whose product MEPRGVLLLGFICVIVAGVGGQAPPSPPTTTPSPPTPTAPTTAPPAPPTPTASPPPTNNPPPTPTSSPPPVPSSPPPVVSSPPPAVTSPPPVQASPPPASSPPPVSSPPPASPPPQVSSPPPVSPPPPAPASPPPSQPPPPATPPPPASTPAPLAAPPASVPSPAPATPTSPAPSPLLRSPPSPPTAAPAPAPSLGTTAPAPSATDQSGAESIESSAKIISSLAFGWTVLYFLI is encoded by the exons ATGGAGCCACGAGGTGTTCTCCTCTTAGGTTTCATCTGCGTTATCGTCGCCGGCGTCGGTGGCCAAGCTCCGCCCAGCCCACCCACCACTACTCCCTCTCCTCCTACTCCCACTGCACCCACCACAGCTCCCCCTGCTCCTCCTACTCCCACAGCTTCACCTCCCCCTACCAACAATCCACCTCCAACTCCAACATCATCCCCGCCCCCTGTACCTTCATCTCCTCCTCCCGTAGTGTCGTCGCCTCCGCCAGCTGTCACTTCTCCACCCCCGGTCCAGGCTTCACCGCCGCCTGCTTCCTCCCCTCCTCCGGTGAGCTCCCCACCACCGGCTTCACCTCCTCCTCAAGTCAGCTCTCCTCCACCGGTTTCCCCTCCTCCTCCAGCTCCGGCCTCCCCTCCTCCATCTCAACCACCTCCGCCAGCCACTCCCCCGCCACCGGCATCTACACCCGCACCACTGGCTGCCCCGCCAGCTTCTGTTCCCTCACCAGCTCCCGCTACGCCGACATCCCCAGCGCCGTCGCCTTTGTTGCGGAGTCCTCCTTCTCCTCCGACCGCAGCTCCAGCTCCTGCTCCCAGCCTGGGCACTACCGCCCCTGCTCCATCAGCCACTGATCAG AGTGGAGCAGAGAGCATAGAGTCGTCGGCCAAGATTATATCGAGCTTGGCCTTTGGATGGACTGTCCTATATTTCCTAATTTAG
- the LOC113731498 gene encoding uncharacterized protein codes for MATISLGISASFLTKETPSSFSVSLAPPVAVRANLRPLRTVTLATVSKPAAETKKREPRGIMKPRRVSPEMQAFLGGVSEIPRTQALKEIWAYIKRHNLQDPENKKVIICDEQLKKIFGGKDRVGFLEIAGLISPHFLK; via the exons ATGGCAACAATCTCTTTGGGGATTTCGGCGAGCTTTCTGACTAAAGAAACGCCGTCGTCGTTTTCAGTCAGTCTTGCCCCTCCCGTCGCTGTGCGTGCAAACCTGCGCCCTTTGCGTACTGTGACCCTCGCCACCGTCTCCAAACCGGCTGCCGAGACCAAGAAGCGCGAGCCCAGAGGCATTATGAAGCCGCGCCGTGTCTCCCCGGAAATGCAGGCCTTCCTCGGAGGGGTTTCTGAGATCCCTCGTACTCAAGCCCTCAAGGAGATTTGGGCTTACATCAAACGCCACAATCTTCAG gATCCTGAGAACAAGAAGGTGATTATTTGTGATGAGCAGCTGAAGAAGATTTTTGGAGGAAAAGATCGTGTTGGGTTTCTTGAGATTGCAGGGTTGATTAGTCCTCACTTTTTAAAGTGA
- the LOC113731499 gene encoding uncharacterized protein, translating into MAEKLALPLLLPNPPPPKPFFQEPQPQSTPLPHPNTSSLDPLLQNLLVSETHRNPTTSSNPSQTHENHPQSPSSSSFIPRTRRRLGKHRDLNRGKPWSHHRLSCQGERTLQTLLDPEFHVENISQVLLNLFNSHDFGKNQQGPEFCTETLSLDILGLVKGLGYYKKCDLAMHVFEWVVNRSDSHLLLSNSVVAVIISMLGKEGRVSAAASLLHNLHRDGFLIDVYAYTSLISAFANSGRYREAVMVFKKMEDEGCRPTLITYNVILKVYGKMGMPWHKIMEVFDGMKVSGVAPDSYTYNTLIACCRRGSLYEEAKEIFEEMKLVGCVPDKVTYNALLDVYGKSRRPHEALEVLAEMEVNGFSPCTVTYNSLISAYSRDGLLEEAMELKSQMMEKGIKPDVFTYTTLLSGFEKAGKDESAMKVFDEMRAAGCNPNICTFNALIKMYGNRGKFTEMMKIFDDIKTCKFSPDIVTWNTLLAVFGQNGMDSEVSGVFKEMKRAGFLAERDTFNTLISAYSRCGSFDQAMTVYKRMLTAGVTPDLSTYNAVLAALARGGLWEQSNKVFDEMKDCRCKPNEQTYSSLLHAYANGKEIDKMHGLAEDIYSGVIEPHAVLYKTLVLVYSKSDLLAETERAFQELRRKGCSVDITTLNAMVSIYGRRQMIREANEIINFMRESGFTPTLTTYNSLMNMYSRSADYEKSEEMVRELLAKGVKPDLISYNTVINAYCKNGRMRDASRVFTEMRESGLVPDVVTYNTFIANYAAVSMFVEAIDVVHYMIKHGCKPNESTYNSIVDSYCKLGRRDEAVVFVGNLRELNPHISREEECRLLERLKR; encoded by the coding sequence ATGGCAGAGAAGCTAGCACTTCCTCTCCTACTTCCAAATCCGCCACCCCCAAAGCCTTTCTTTCAAGAACCCCAGCCTCAGTCCACCCCTCTTCCCCACCCCAATACTAGCTCCTTGGACCCTCTCCTCCAAAACCTCCTCGTTTCAGAAACCCACCGAAACCCCACCACTTCTTCCAATCCCAGCCAAACTCATGAAAACCACCCCCAGTCcccatcctcctcctcctttatCCCCCGAACCCGACGGCGTCTTGGCAAGCACCGTGACCTTAATAGAGGGAAGCCCTGGTCTCACCACCGCCTCTCCTGTCAAGGTGAGCGGACTCTCCAGACCCTTCTTGATCCAGAATTCCATGTCGAAAATATTAGCCAAGTGTTGCTTAACTTATTTAATTCTCACGATTTTGGTAAGAACCAACAAGGTCCGGAATTCTGCACTGAAACTTTGAGCTTAGACATCTTGGGTTTAGTCAAGGGCTTAGGGTATTATAAGAAATGTGACTTGGCAATGCATGTCTTTGAGTGGGTTGTGAATCGTAGCGATTCACATCTTCTGTTGAGTAATTCTGTTGTAGCTGTGATTATCAGTATGCTTGGGAAAGAGGGCAGGGTTTCGGCTGCAGCTTCTTTGCTTCATAATTTGCATAGAGATGGTTTCCTCATTGATGTCTATGCATATACTTCTTTGATTTCGGCATTTGCTAATAGTGGGAGGTATAGGGAGGCTGTGATGGTGTTCAAGAAAATGGAGGATGAGGGTTGCAGGCCTACTTTGATCACTTACAACGTGATCTTGAAagtttatggaaaaatgggcATGCCTTGGCATAAGATCATGGAGGTGTTTGATGGTATGAAGGTTTCAGGGGTTGCCCCAGATTCTTATACGTATAATACCCTTATAGCTTGTTGTAGAAGGGGGTCTTTGTATGAGGAGGCTAAAGAGATTTTTGAGGAGATGAAATTGGTTGGCTGTGTGCCGGATAAAGTCACCTATAATGCATTACTGGACGTCTATGGCAAGTCGAGGAGGCCTCATGAAGCTTTGGAGGTTTTGGCAGAGATGGAGGTCAATGGCTTCTCTCCCTGTACTGTGACGTATAACTCTTTAATATCTGCTTATTCTAGGGATGGATTGTTGGAAGAAGCAATGGAGCTAAAATCGCAAATGATGGAAAAAGGGATCAAGCCTGATGTGTTTACTTATACCACTCTATTGTCAGGATTTGAGAAGGCTGGTAAGGATGAGTCTGCCATGAAGGTCTTTGATGAGATGAGAGCTGCAGGTTGTAATCCAAATATCTGTACGTTTAATGCCCTTATTAAAATGTATGGCAACCGCGGAAAATTTACAGAAATGATGAAGATTTTTGATGATATCAAGACGTGCAAATTTAGTCCCGATATCGTTACATGGAATACACTTCTTGCAGTGTTTGGACAGAACGGCATGGACTCTGAGGTATCCGGGGTTTTCAAGGAAATGAAAAGAGCAGGCTTTTTAGCTGAGAGAGATACTTTTAACACTCTAATCAGTGCTTACAGCCGCTGTGGGTCTTTTGACCAGGCCATGACTGTCTACAAGAGAATGCTGACAGCAGGGGTGACCCCTGACCTCTCTACCTACAATGCTGTTTTAGCAGCTCTGGCTCGGGGAGGGCTCTGGGAGCAGTCTAAcaaagtgtttgatgaaatgaagGATTGTCGATGTAAGCCCAATGAACAGACCTATAGTTCCTTGCTTCATGCCTATGCTAATGGCAAGGAGATTGACAAGATGCATGGTCTTGCAGAGGACATCTACTCTGGTGTTATTGAACCTCATGCTGTGCTTTACAAGACGCTCGTTCTGGTTTATAGCAAAAGTGACCTACTTGCAGAAACAGAACGGGCCTTCCAGGAGTTGAGAAGAAAAGGTTGCTCTGTCGACATAACGACTCTGAATGCCATGGTTTCCATATATGGGCGGCGTCAAATGATCAGAGAGGCAAATGAAATTATTAATTTCATGAGGGAAAGTGGTTTTACACCGACCTTGACAACTTATAATAGTTTGATGAATATGTATAGCCGGTCAGCAGATTATGAGAAATCTGAAGAAATGGTGAGGGAGCTTTTAGCTAAAGGAGTTAAGCCTGATTTGATCTCGTACAACACAGTGATAAATGCATATTGCAAAAATGGTCGAATGAGGGATGCATCTCGGGTCTTCACAGAAATGAGGGAATCTGGGCTTGTTCCGGATGTTGTCACTTATAATACATTCATAGCTAATTATGCAGCTGTCTCGATGTTCGTTGAGGCAATTGATGTGGTTCACTACATGATCAAGCACGGTTGCAAACCAAATGAGAGCACTTATAATTCAATTGTAGATTCGTACTGTAAGCTTGGTCGGAGGGATGAGGCAGTGGTGTTTGTTGGTAACCTTCGCGAGCTTAATCCCCATATTTCTAGGGAGGAAGAATGTAGATTGCTGGAAAGATTGAAGAGGTGA